The region GCCTGTCGTCACACGATATCGTTAGTGCACCTATAAAGCATACGATTCCTCTATGACTAAAAGATCCACAATATTTCTATGCATCCCTGTATTGCTGGATACAAGCGCACAATCAACCTGGCTTCTTGGCACTTCTTGAGCGCCCGGAACGTGCTTTTGTCATAGGTTCTACTTTTGTCATAGGTTCTAAGACAACTTTGGAATTAGAGGGAGCGATCGCTGAGGGGGTTTGTCGGAGGTTAGCTGCTTGAACTAGTAATGATTCTGCAAAAGCATAAGCTACGGCATCCGCCGTGCTGCTGAATTCCTCAGCCGTTTGTCCTCCTGCCAATAATGCTAACTCCTGCTTGCGTTGTTCTGCTGTTAATGGAACTACGCGCACCACAGTTCGAATAGTGTCTGACAGAGAAGATGGGGAGGTGTCAGAGGCTGGGGAAGAAGTGAGGTTGCTGTCTGCTGCTTCCACCAGATGTTTACTTACTCGGAAGTGATGATCTGCCATGGCTGCCACGATCGGTTGATGCGTAACGCATAGCACTTGATGATGCTGGCTGAGTTGGTACAGTTTCTCTGCGATCGCCTGAGTTACTCGTCCTGATACGCCTACATCAATTTCGTCGAACACAAGCGTTCCAACTGAATCAACTTGAGAAAAACTGGCTTGCAATGCCAACAAGAAACGACTCATCTCCCCACCGGATGCAATTTCAGTCAAGGGCTGCAATGGTTCGCCAGGGTTGGGGCTGAATAGATAGGTAATTTGATCCGCGCCCACGGCAGAGGGTGAGCAGGGCGTGATCCCTACTTCAAACTTGACTTTTTCCATTGCCAGTGGCTTAAGCTCGTTGACTAATCGTATTTCCAAATCGTTGGCGGCGGTTTTTCGCAGGCGGGTGAGTTCAGCACAGGCTTCGGTAAGCGCTTCCTGGCAGGTTGCAACCGCATGTTCCAGTTCTTCCATCGACTGTCCGCCACCAGTCATCTCTAACACGTCATTTTGTAGGCGATCGCGTGTCGCAATTGCAGTTGCTAAATCGGGACCATACTTGCGGCATACCTGCTTTAGTTCGGCAATGCGCTCCTGAACTTCCTGTAAACGGTGTGGATCGGCTTCAATGCTTGCACCATAAGCATTGATCTCCCGCCCAGCCTCTTCTACCTGGGCAAGCGCCGCCGTCACCAGTTCCAGAATGGGTTGAAGTTGAGCATCGTATTCCACCATATTTTGCAGGATGGTTTCTGCTTTGCCTAACAGATCTGTGCAGGTTGGTGTGTCGTTATCACTCTGATACAAGGCTTGATACACCCCATAACTTTGCTGTTGCAGTTCAACACTGTGACTCAGGCGTTTAGCTTCTTGCTCCAATAACTCCAATTCATCAGGATCGCTTAAGTTGGCAGCGTT is a window of Leptolyngbyaceae cyanobacterium JSC-12 DNA encoding:
- a CDS encoding DNA replication and repair protein RecN (IMG reference gene:2510097865~PFAM: RecF/RecN/SMC N terminal domain~TIGRFAM: DNA repair protein RecN) codes for the protein MLLCLRIENFALVDRLDLELGRGLTVLTGETGAGKSIILDALDAALGGKVSGRAIRTGAEKAFIEATFQLNEELKSWLNRQSIQSETETLVCSREVVANATSQRSRSRVNGVLVNKQQMEELRDRLVELTAQGQTTQIGQPALQREWLDCYGGAALLKQREVVAAAFTAYQQATQALEKRRRAEQQRLQQLDLFEYQLRELNAANLSDPDELELLEQEAKRLSHSVELQQQSYGVYQALYQSDNDTPTCTDLLGKAETILQNMVEYDAQLQPILELVTAALAQVEEAGREINAYGASIEADPHRLQEVQERIAELKQVCRKYGPDLATAIATRDRLQNDVLEMTGGGQSMEELEHAVATCQEALTEACAELTRLRKTAANDLEIRLVNELKPLAMEKVKFEVGITPCSPSAVGADQITYLFSPNPGEPLQPLTEIASGGEMSRFLLALQASFSQVDSVGTLVFDEIDVGVSGRVTQAIAEKLYQLSQHHQVLCVTHQPIVAAMADHHFRVSKHLVEAADSNLTSSPASDTSPSSLSDTIRTVVRVVPLTAEQRKQELALLAGGQTAEEFSSTADAVAYAFAESLLVQAANLRQTPSAIAPSNSKVVLEPMTKVEPMTKARSGRSRSAKKPG